In Mycobacterium sp. 050128, one genomic interval encodes:
- a CDS encoding acyltransferase family protein, with product MTLSDERDTQGGLEQVSRVDRVASLTGIRAVAAILVVGTHAAYTTGKYTHGYWGLVGARMEIGVPIFFVLSGFLLFRPWVKSAVSGGPPPSVSRYARHRVRRIMPAYVVTVLIAYVLYHFREAGPNPGHSWLGLVRNLTLTQIYTDGYLGKYLHQGLTQMWSLAVEASFYVLLPFLAYLLLVVICRRTWRPRLLVGSLLAMASLSPAWVALVHVDHWFPDGARLWLPTYLAWFLGGMLLTVLQAMGVRCFAFAAIPLAVICYFIVATPIGGAPTTSPASAWEAVVKTVFYAVIAALAVAPLALGDEGLYSRLLASRPMVWLGEISYEIFLIHLVTMEFTMVYIVRAHVYTGPMLYLFVATLVVTIPLAWLLHRFTRVPS from the coding sequence ATGACCCTGTCCGACGAACGGGACACCCAAGGCGGACTCGAGCAGGTCTCACGCGTCGACCGGGTCGCCTCCCTGACCGGTATCCGCGCGGTCGCCGCGATCCTGGTCGTCGGCACCCACGCCGCCTACACCACCGGCAAGTACACGCACGGCTATTGGGGACTGGTCGGTGCCCGGATGGAGATCGGCGTGCCGATCTTCTTCGTGCTGTCCGGCTTTCTGCTGTTCCGTCCCTGGGTGAAGTCGGCTGTCAGCGGCGGGCCGCCACCCTCGGTGAGTCGGTATGCGCGGCACCGGGTTCGGCGCATCATGCCGGCCTACGTCGTCACGGTGCTGATCGCCTATGTGCTATACCACTTTCGCGAAGCCGGACCGAACCCCGGGCATTCCTGGCTCGGATTGGTCCGCAACCTGACGTTGACGCAGATCTACACCGACGGCTACCTCGGTAAGTACCTGCATCAGGGCCTGACCCAAATGTGGAGCCTGGCGGTGGAGGCGTCCTTCTACGTCCTGCTGCCGTTCTTGGCGTACCTGCTGCTGGTGGTCATCTGCCGGCGAACCTGGCGCCCGCGGCTGCTCGTGGGCTCCTTGCTGGCGATGGCGTCGCTCAGCCCGGCCTGGGTGGCCCTGGTACACGTCGATCACTGGTTTCCCGACGGCGCCCGGCTCTGGCTGCCCACCTACCTGGCCTGGTTTCTGGGCGGCATGTTGCTGACGGTGTTGCAGGCGATGGGGGTGCGGTGCTTCGCGTTCGCCGCGATACCGCTGGCGGTCATCTGCTACTTCATCGTGGCCACGCCGATCGGGGGTGCGCCCACCACCTCGCCGGCGTCGGCGTGGGAGGCGGTGGTCAAGACCGTCTTCTACGCGGTGATCGCCGCGCTCGCAGTGGCACCGCTGGCCCTGGGCGACGAGGGACTGTACTCGCGCTTACTCGCCAGCCGGCCGATGGTGTGGCTCGGTGAGATTTCCTACGAGATCTTCCTGATTCACCTGGTCACAATGGAATTCACCATGGTCTACATCGTCCGGGCCCACGTCTACACCGGGCCGATGCTGTACCTGTTCGTCGCGACGCTGGTGGTGACGATCCCGCTGGCCTGGCTGCTGCACCGATTCACCCGCGTGCCCAGCTGA
- a CDS encoding TetR/AcrR family transcriptional regulator, whose translation MAGSTPGNDWLALRRNEVAADRILDAAEELYTERDQDSIGMNEIARAAGCSRATLYRYFENREALRTAYVHRETRRLGREINAQIGGIDDPRERLIAGITATLRMVRESRALASWFAITRPPLGGELAGQSEVITALATAFVNSLGPEDPDAVQRRARWMVRVLTSLLMYPGDDEADEKTMIEEFVVPIVSPVSTRG comes from the coding sequence ATGGCCGGCTCCACGCCAGGCAATGACTGGCTTGCCTTGCGCCGCAACGAAGTAGCGGCCGACCGGATACTCGATGCGGCTGAGGAGCTCTACACTGAGCGCGACCAGGATTCCATCGGCATGAACGAAATAGCCAGGGCCGCGGGCTGTTCGCGCGCAACGTTGTACCGGTACTTCGAGAATCGCGAAGCGCTGCGGACCGCCTACGTGCACCGGGAGACACGCCGGCTCGGCCGAGAGATCAACGCGCAGATCGGTGGCATCGACGATCCGCGCGAACGGCTGATCGCCGGTATCACCGCCACATTGCGAATGGTGCGCGAAAGCCGGGCATTGGCATCCTGGTTCGCCATCACCCGCCCACCGCTCGGGGGCGAGCTGGCCGGGCAATCCGAAGTAATTACCGCCCTGGCAACGGCATTCGTCAACTCCCTTGGTCCCGAAGACCCCGACGCCGTGCAACGCCGGGCTCGTTGGATGGTGCGAGTGCTCACGTCATTGTTGATGTACCCGGGCGACGACGAAGCCGACGAGAAGACCATGATCGAGGAATTCGTCGTGCCTATTGTCAGCCCGGTCAGCACACGCGGCTAG
- a CDS encoding cytochrome P450: MTAVMSHNPPVAFQLASADTWPNPWPMYGALRDHDPVHHVVPPKHPEQDYYVLSRHADVWSAARDHETFSSAQGLTVNYDDLELIGLKDNPPFVMQDPPLHTEFRKLVARGFTPRQVEAVEPKVREFVVERIEKLRESGGGDIVTELFKPLPSMVVAHYLGVPEEDWAQFDGWTQAIVAANTAAGGISEALGTVGDAVGSMMAYFTGLVERRRTEPEDDTISHLVAAGVGADGDITGTLSILAFTFTMVTGGNDTVTGMLGGSMPLLHEHPDQRRLLIDNPDRIPDAVEELLRLTSPAQGLARTVTRDVTIGDTTIPAGRRVLLLYGSANRDERQYGPDAGELDVARCPRNILTFSHGAHHCLGAAAARMQSRVALRELLARCPDFEVDESAIVWAGGSYVRRPLSVPITLGS; the protein is encoded by the coding sequence ATGACTGCGGTTATGTCTCACAATCCGCCGGTCGCGTTCCAGCTCGCGAGCGCCGACACCTGGCCGAATCCCTGGCCGATGTACGGCGCGCTGCGCGACCACGACCCGGTGCATCACGTGGTGCCCCCGAAGCATCCCGAGCAGGACTACTACGTGTTGTCCCGGCACGCCGACGTCTGGTCGGCAGCCCGCGACCACGAGACGTTCTCCTCTGCGCAGGGCCTGACCGTCAACTACGACGACCTGGAACTGATTGGCCTGAAAGACAATCCGCCGTTTGTGATGCAGGATCCCCCGCTGCACACCGAATTTCGCAAACTGGTGGCACGCGGCTTCACCCCGCGGCAGGTCGAGGCGGTGGAGCCGAAGGTCCGCGAGTTCGTCGTCGAGCGCATCGAGAAGCTGCGCGAAAGTGGCGGCGGCGATATCGTGACCGAGCTGTTCAAACCGCTGCCGTCAATGGTGGTCGCGCACTATCTCGGTGTGCCCGAGGAAGATTGGGCACAGTTCGATGGCTGGACCCAGGCCATCGTCGCCGCCAACACCGCCGCTGGCGGCATCTCCGAAGCACTGGGAACCGTCGGTGACGCGGTCGGGTCGATGATGGCGTACTTCACCGGACTGGTCGAGCGACGGCGGACCGAGCCCGAGGATGACACCATTTCTCACCTGGTCGCCGCCGGGGTCGGTGCCGACGGTGACATCACCGGGACACTGTCGATCCTGGCGTTCACCTTCACGATGGTCACCGGCGGCAACGACACCGTGACGGGGATGCTCGGTGGCTCAATGCCATTACTGCACGAACATCCCGATCAGCGTCGGCTGCTGATCGACAACCCGGATCGCATCCCCGACGCGGTCGAGGAGCTGCTGCGGTTGACCTCACCCGCACAGGGCCTGGCGCGCACCGTCACCCGCGACGTCACCATTGGCGACACCACCATCCCGGCCGGTCGCAGGGTGCTGCTGCTGTATGGGTCGGCCAACCGCGACGAACGCCAATACGGCCCGGACGCCGGTGAACTCGACGTCGCCCGCTGCCCGCGCAACATCCTGACGTTCAGCCACGGTGCCCACCACTGCCTTGGTGCGGCCGCGGCGCGGATGCAGTCCCGGGTGGCGCTGCGCGAGCTGCTGGCCCGCTGCCCGGATTTCGAGGTCGACGAGTCCGCCATCGTATGGGCCGGCGGCAGTTACGTCCGGCGTCCGTTGTCGGTGCCGATCACGTTGGGGTCGTGA
- a CDS encoding DEAD/DEAH box helicase, protein MTVPDGSPEPAATTFADLQIHPSVMRAIADVGYESPTAIQAATIPALLAGSDVVGLAQTGTGKTAAFAIPILSKIDVNNKATQALVLAPTRELALQVAEAFSRYGAHLKQINVLPIYGGSSYTVQLSGLRRGAQVVVGTPGRVIDHLERGTLDLSHVDYLVLDEADEMLTMGFAEEVDRILSETPEYKQVALFSATMPPAIRKLTSKYLHDPLEVTTKSKTTTAENISQRYIQVAGPRKMDALTRVLEVEPFEAMIVFVRTKQATEEVAEKLRARGFSAAAINGDIAQAQRERTIAALKDGRIDILVATDVAARGLDVERISHVLNYDIPHDTESYVHRIGRTGRAGRSGNALLFVSPRERHMLKAIEKATRQTLTEVELPSVEDVNAQRVAKFADSITDTLGGSGIELFRRLVEDYEREHDVPMADIAAALALQSRDGEAFLMSPEPPPQRRERPERNTEHRDRTDKPRQTRDFATYRIAVGKRHKIGPGAIVGAIANEGGLNRSDFGHIAIGPDFSLVELPPKLSHATLKKLEKTRISGVLIDLKPDRSSGKSSDKPRRGGPKPRRKDAG, encoded by the coding sequence ATGACAGTCCCCGACGGCTCGCCTGAACCGGCCGCTACTACCTTTGCCGACCTGCAGATTCACCCCTCGGTCATGCGGGCCATCGCCGACGTCGGTTACGAATCGCCGACCGCGATTCAGGCGGCGACGATCCCGGCCCTGCTGGCGGGCTCCGACGTCGTCGGGCTGGCGCAGACCGGCACCGGCAAGACGGCGGCGTTCGCGATCCCGATCCTGTCCAAGATCGACGTCAACAACAAGGCGACTCAGGCCCTGGTGCTGGCGCCCACTCGCGAGCTGGCGTTGCAGGTCGCCGAGGCATTCAGCCGGTACGGGGCCCACTTGAAGCAGATCAACGTGCTGCCGATCTACGGGGGGTCGTCCTACACCGTGCAACTGTCCGGTCTGAGACGCGGTGCACAGGTGGTGGTCGGCACCCCGGGCCGGGTCATCGACCACCTCGAGCGTGGGACGCTCGACCTGTCGCACGTGGACTACCTGGTGCTCGACGAGGCCGACGAGATGCTCACCATGGGCTTCGCCGAAGAGGTCGACCGCATCCTCTCCGAAACTCCGGAATACAAACAGGTGGCGCTGTTTTCGGCGACCATGCCGCCGGCCATCCGCAAGCTCACCAGCAAGTACCTGCACGATCCGCTGGAAGTAACGACCAAATCGAAAACCACTACCGCGGAAAACATTTCGCAGCGCTACATCCAGGTGGCCGGACCGCGCAAGATGGACGCGCTGACCCGAGTGCTGGAAGTCGAGCCGTTCGAGGCGATGATCGTCTTCGTGCGCACCAAGCAGGCCACCGAGGAGGTCGCCGAAAAGCTGCGTGCCCGAGGGTTTTCCGCGGCCGCCATCAACGGCGACATCGCTCAGGCGCAGCGCGAGCGGACGATCGCCGCGCTCAAGGATGGAAGAATCGACATTCTGGTGGCCACCGATGTGGCCGCGCGCGGGCTCGACGTCGAGCGCATCTCTCATGTGCTCAACTACGACATCCCGCACGACACCGAGTCCTACGTCCACCGGATCGGACGCACCGGCCGAGCCGGACGTTCGGGAAACGCGCTGCTGTTCGTCTCCCCGCGCGAGCGCCACATGCTCAAGGCGATCGAAAAGGCGACCAGGCAAACGTTAACCGAGGTCGAATTGCCCAGCGTCGAGGATGTCAACGCGCAGCGGGTGGCGAAATTCGCCGATTCCATTACCGATACGCTCGGCGGTTCGGGAATCGAGTTGTTCCGCAGGCTGGTCGAGGACTATGAGCGCGAGCACGACGTCCCGATGGCCGACATCGCCGCGGCGCTGGCCCTGCAGTCGCGCGATGGTGAGGCGTTCCTGATGTCGCCCGAACCGCCGCCGCAGCGACGTGAGCGGCCCGAACGCAACACCGAGCATCGGGATCGCACGGACAAGCCAAGGCAGACAAGGGATTTCGCGACCTATCGAATTGCCGTGGGCAAGCGTCACAAGATCGGGCCGGGGGCCATCGTCGGCGCTATCGCCAACGAGGGCGGACTGAACCGCAGCGATTTCGGCCACATCGCGATCGGACCGGACTTCTCGCTGGTGGAGCTGCCGCCAAAGCTTTCCCATGCGACGTTGAAAAAGCTTGAAAAAACCCGCATCTCGGGTGTGCTGATCGACCTGAAGCCGGACCGCTCGTCCGGCAAGTCCTCGGACAAGCCCCGGCGCGGTGGGCCCAAGCCGCGCAGAAAAGACGCTGGATGA